The following are from one region of the Achromobacter xylosoxidans genome:
- a CDS encoding alkaline phosphatase family protein, translating to MQALNWRRWCAALLATSALAGCGGSDDDDDTEAPPTQPPVTQPDPTPADKVLFIGVDGLTYDAMRRGVADKFLPNIAQFNATRAWTGGVTDAPTQQPTLLAPGWATLLTGQWADQHGVRYSVQGETLQSPTLFQRVKQARPEARSAAAFNSTVLAGLIAGQRDAGYLQSLTDCAGADDCVAAQARDRITEGYDVVVAQFGAPERVASENGFGSAYDSAIRQADAAIGALAKQIADRKAEHPGEKWLVIVASSHGLGKTGASDGRPMSLNKTILLAANQPALLGGSADDASFDGLWDNNWYALPSAADVTPTVLDHLKALPAAAKYDMAGTSLAGKLALRHTAARTSTDNKSVTLSWVRVGEPAGDIVVSRDGVEIARVPGTAAEYVDKGFKFETEGVHTLNYSVAVGNAVSAARTTVAYTKPLPLLASLRTGLTMLFPFEGNMTDLAAGGGAITPFDGTQAPAYADAGVFGKMFKNDRSAAALGGFKLDYPAGMLDAAQAFTIGFWYQSDGTANDRSILGNKDYNSGGNPGITIAQWAGPVLYFNLAGGGSRVDINNVKFTPNKPVYVAMTVNKTAKTLTASVYDSELGFSQRTIGTGSVDLTKIAGVYGPHLGLNEDGRGTYGVCCAGTKGPYTMYFDDLAYWSRALTEAEVKSLALSGKSVSELFP from the coding sequence ATGCAAGCATTGAATTGGAGAAGATGGTGCGCGGCCCTGCTGGCGACCAGCGCCCTGGCGGGCTGCGGAGGCAGCGACGATGACGACGACACCGAAGCGCCGCCGACCCAGCCGCCGGTGACCCAGCCGGACCCCACGCCCGCCGACAAGGTGCTGTTCATCGGCGTCGACGGCCTGACCTACGACGCGATGCGCCGCGGCGTGGCCGACAAGTTCCTGCCCAACATCGCGCAGTTCAATGCCACGCGCGCCTGGACCGGCGGCGTGACGGACGCACCCACGCAGCAGCCGACGCTGCTGGCGCCGGGCTGGGCGACGTTGCTGACCGGGCAATGGGCCGACCAGCATGGCGTGCGCTACAGCGTGCAGGGCGAAACGCTGCAATCGCCGACCCTGTTCCAGCGCGTCAAGCAGGCGCGTCCCGAAGCGCGCAGCGCCGCCGCCTTCAATTCGACGGTGCTGGCCGGGTTGATCGCGGGTCAACGCGACGCGGGCTATCTGCAGTCGCTGACCGACTGTGCAGGCGCGGACGATTGCGTCGCCGCCCAGGCGCGCGACCGCATTACCGAAGGCTATGACGTGGTGGTGGCGCAGTTCGGCGCGCCGGAACGCGTGGCGTCGGAGAACGGCTTCGGCTCGGCCTATGACAGCGCGATCCGCCAGGCCGACGCCGCCATCGGCGCGCTGGCCAAGCAGATCGCCGACCGCAAGGCGGAGCATCCGGGCGAGAAGTGGCTGGTGATCGTGGCTTCCAGCCACGGCCTGGGCAAGACTGGCGCCAGCGACGGCCGTCCCATGTCCTTGAACAAGACCATCCTGTTGGCCGCCAACCAGCCTGCGCTGCTGGGCGGCAGCGCCGACGATGCATCGTTTGACGGCCTGTGGGACAACAACTGGTACGCGCTGCCCAGCGCGGCCGATGTGACGCCGACGGTGCTGGACCATCTGAAGGCGCTGCCGGCCGCCGCCAAGTACGACATGGCGGGCACGTCGCTTGCCGGCAAGCTGGCGTTGCGCCACACCGCGGCCCGCACCTCCACCGACAACAAGAGCGTGACGCTGAGCTGGGTGCGCGTGGGCGAACCCGCCGGCGACATCGTGGTCAGCCGCGACGGCGTGGAGATCGCGCGCGTGCCCGGCACGGCCGCCGAGTACGTCGACAAGGGTTTCAAGTTCGAGACCGAGGGCGTGCACACCTTGAACTACAGCGTGGCGGTCGGCAACGCGGTCAGCGCGGCGCGCACCACCGTGGCCTACACCAAGCCGCTGCCGCTGCTGGCTTCGCTGCGCACCGGCCTGACGATGCTGTTCCCGTTCGAAGGCAACATGACCGACCTCGCCGCCGGCGGCGGAGCCATCACGCCGTTCGACGGCACGCAGGCGCCGGCCTACGCGGATGCAGGCGTGTTCGGCAAGATGTTCAAGAACGACCGCAGCGCGGCGGCCCTGGGCGGCTTCAAGCTGGACTATCCGGCCGGCATGCTGGACGCGGCCCAGGCTTTCACCATCGGCTTCTGGTATCAGTCCGATGGCACCGCCAATGACCGTTCCATCCTGGGCAACAAGGACTACAACTCCGGCGGCAACCCCGGCATCACCATCGCGCAGTGGGCCGGTCCGGTGCTGTATTTCAACCTGGCTGGCGGCGGCTCGCGGGTCGACATCAACAACGTCAAGTTCACCCCGAACAAGCCGGTCTACGTCGCGATGACCGTGAACAAGACGGCCAAGACCCTGACGGCGTCCGTCTACGACAGCGAACTGGGCTTCTCCCAGCGCACCATCGGCACGGGCTCGGTCGACCTGACCAAGATCGCCGGCGTCTACGGTCCGCACCTGGGCCTGAATGAAGACGGACGCGGCACCTATGGCGTCTGCTGCGCCGGCACCAAGGGTCCCTACACGATGTACTTCGACGACCTGGCGTACTGGTCGCGCGCGCTCACCGAAGCTGAAGTGAAGTCGCTCGCCCTCTCCGGCAAGTCCGTTTCCGAACTGTTTCCCTGA
- a CDS encoding PhoX family protein has translation MQDLNQANRRRLLKMLGGAPMLPLGGVSLAALLAGCNSSDDDDDSTPPVAPVTFKSASFRSMAAPSLSQPELMARTTVASALELTFSDGSKRSVELGYEPFFMTGDAVPDGKGGTVVAGGYYNLAGAPIVDNSVPAKARQFFSNCPDGMSLLSLSEPTKVAGVAGNALYAVVQFEYQSMDQAGKDMYGLLPSQIAVLTLSQDPNTGKLSLVKYHTVDTSSVHGLWITCGASLSPWNTHLSSEEYEPDATTAKASSSFQAYSQNLYGDPAKANPYHYGHMPEVTVNPDGTGTIKKHYCTGRISHELVQVMPDQRTALMGDDATNGGLFMFVADRKADLSAGTLYVAKWNQTSGTGPGAGTLTWIKLGHATSAEVQALADQLSAADIMDVRTADPLDAAFTKIRYSGKDNWVKLQPGRNVAAAFLETHRYAAMVGGTLAFSKMEGTTVNAKDKIAYSAMSRVDSSMTDGLSPGFKVEGPAAGAVYQLHMKEGQVDTDGKAIDSAWVPVDMAAVPELVGEVLAARDALGNTHAADKISNPDNLKFSEKLRTLFVGEDSGGHVNNFLWAYNVDTRQLSRLLSCPVAAESTGLQAVDEINGWTYITSNFQHAADWGSVHSVVRPTLEPLVKANYKDGFGASVGYLTGVKIGA, from the coding sequence ATGCAAGACCTGAACCAAGCCAATCGCCGCCGACTCCTCAAAATGCTGGGAGGCGCGCCGATGCTGCCGCTGGGCGGCGTCAGCCTGGCCGCGCTGCTGGCCGGCTGTAATTCCAGCGATGACGATGACGACAGCACGCCGCCCGTCGCGCCGGTCACCTTCAAGTCCGCCTCCTTCAGGTCCATGGCCGCGCCCTCGCTGTCCCAGCCTGAACTGATGGCGCGTACCACCGTCGCCTCGGCGCTGGAGCTGACGTTCAGCGACGGCTCCAAGCGCAGCGTCGAGCTGGGCTACGAGCCTTTCTTCATGACGGGCGACGCCGTGCCGGACGGCAAGGGCGGCACCGTGGTCGCCGGCGGCTACTACAACCTGGCCGGCGCGCCCATCGTCGACAATTCGGTGCCCGCGAAGGCGCGGCAGTTCTTCTCGAACTGTCCGGACGGCATGTCGCTGCTGTCCTTGTCGGAACCGACCAAGGTGGCGGGCGTGGCCGGCAACGCGCTGTACGCGGTGGTGCAGTTCGAGTACCAGTCCATGGACCAGGCCGGCAAGGACATGTACGGCCTGCTGCCGTCGCAGATCGCGGTGCTGACGCTGTCGCAGGACCCCAACACCGGCAAGCTCAGCCTGGTGAAGTACCACACCGTGGACACGTCGTCGGTGCATGGCCTGTGGATCACCTGTGGCGCGAGCCTCTCGCCCTGGAACACCCATCTGTCCAGCGAAGAGTACGAGCCCGACGCCACCACGGCCAAGGCGTCGTCCTCGTTCCAGGCCTACAGCCAGAATCTCTACGGCGATCCGGCCAAGGCCAATCCCTACCACTACGGCCACATGCCCGAGGTCACCGTCAACCCGGACGGCACCGGCACTATCAAGAAGCACTATTGCACGGGCCGCATTTCGCACGAGCTGGTGCAGGTCATGCCGGACCAGCGCACCGCGCTGATGGGCGACGACGCCACCAACGGCGGCCTGTTCATGTTCGTGGCCGACCGCAAGGCCGATCTGTCGGCCGGCACGCTGTATGTCGCCAAGTGGAACCAGACCTCGGGCACCGGTCCCGGCGCCGGCACGCTGACCTGGATCAAGCTGGGCCACGCGACCAGCGCGGAAGTGCAGGCGCTGGCCGACCAGCTGAGCGCCGCCGACATCATGGACGTGCGCACCGCCGACCCGCTGGATGCCGCCTTCACCAAGATCCGCTATTCCGGCAAGGACAACTGGGTCAAGCTGCAGCCCGGGCGCAACGTGGCCGCGGCCTTTCTGGAAACCCACCGTTACGCCGCCATGGTGGGCGGCACGCTGGCCTTCTCCAAGATGGAGGGCACCACCGTCAACGCCAAGGACAAGATCGCCTACAGCGCGATGTCGCGCGTGGACAGCTCGATGACCGACGGCTTGTCGCCCGGCTTCAAGGTCGAAGGCCCGGCGGCGGGCGCGGTCTACCAGCTGCACATGAAGGAAGGCCAGGTCGACACGGACGGGAAGGCTATCGACAGCGCCTGGGTGCCGGTGGACATGGCCGCGGTGCCGGAACTGGTGGGCGAAGTGCTGGCCGCGCGCGATGCGCTGGGCAATACCCACGCCGCCGACAAGATCTCCAACCCCGACAACCTCAAGTTCTCGGAGAAGCTGCGCACGCTCTTCGTGGGCGAGGACAGCGGCGGCCACGTCAACAACTTCCTGTGGGCCTACAACGTCGACACCAGGCAGTTGTCGCGCCTGCTGTCCTGCCCGGTGGCCGCGGAATCCACCGGCCTGCAGGCCGTGGACGAGATCAACGGCTGGACCTACATCACCAGCAACTTCCAGCACGCGGCCGATTGGGGCAGCGTGCACTCGGTGGTGCGGCCCACGCTGGAACCCCTGGTCAAGGCCAACTACAAGGACGGCTTTGGCGCGTCGGTGGGTTATCTGACCGGCGTCAAGATCGGCGCCTAG
- the gspH gene encoding type II secretion system minor pseudopilin GspH, translating into MPTSAPGNSERGFTLVEVLVVLVIVAIAASMVSLSVGRGDNRLRGDAQRLADAFTVAQSEARSDGRPIRWLANGQGWSFERQGRLPGPNAEEDRPLPPDRLERDEVLRPQSWSTAPVALRLDPDRPLVFNTEWVAAPVTLTLSAGDARVTLRRDAAGRYEIQ; encoded by the coding sequence ATGCCGACATCGGCTCCTGGGAACTCTGAGCGCGGCTTCACGCTGGTCGAAGTCCTGGTGGTCCTGGTGATCGTGGCGATCGCGGCCAGCATGGTGAGCCTGTCCGTCGGCCGCGGCGACAACCGTCTGCGCGGCGACGCCCAGCGCCTGGCCGACGCCTTCACCGTGGCCCAGAGCGAGGCCCGCAGCGACGGCCGTCCCATCCGTTGGCTCGCCAATGGTCAGGGCTGGTCGTTCGAACGCCAGGGGCGGCTGCCGGGCCCGAACGCCGAGGAAGACAGGCCGCTGCCGCCAGACCGGCTGGAACGCGACGAGGTGCTGCGCCCGCAATCCTGGTCGACGGCGCCGGTGGCGCTGCGGCTCGATCCGGACCGGCCGCTGGTGTTCAACACGGAATGGGTCGCCGCGCCCGTCACGCTGACGCTGAGCGCGGGCGATGCCCGCGTCACCTTGCGGCGCGACGCCGCGGGCCGCTATGAAATTCAATGA
- a CDS encoding general secretion pathway protein GspC: protein MPFSLRPNLPAAFRVLAVLALAAGLGVWASILLAPKAGALPAAVSAGAPRAADNTPVALWFGKDEAMRTQITVLGVIAAGADGAAVLSVDGGPPLAWRAGGEVAPGIVLRAVAADAVTVEQAGRSSRLPAPAALPAPAGISREK, encoded by the coding sequence ATGCCCTTCTCCCTGCGCCCGAACCTGCCCGCCGCGTTCCGCGTTCTTGCCGTGCTGGCCCTGGCCGCGGGCCTGGGCGTATGGGCGTCGATCCTGCTTGCGCCCAAGGCCGGCGCCTTGCCTGCGGCGGTATCGGCGGGAGCGCCGCGCGCCGCCGACAACACGCCCGTGGCGCTGTGGTTCGGCAAGGACGAAGCCATGCGCACGCAGATCACCGTGCTGGGCGTGATCGCCGCGGGCGCCGACGGCGCCGCCGTGCTCAGCGTCGACGGCGGCCCGCCGCTGGCCTGGCGCGCGGGCGGCGAAGTGGCCCCCGGCATCGTGCTGCGCGCAGTCGCCGCGGACGCGGTGACGGTGGAACAGGCCGGACGCTCAAGCCGCCTGCCAGCGCCGGCCGCCCTGCCCGCGCCCGCCGGCATATCGCGCGAAAAGTAG
- a CDS encoding phosphocholine-specific phospholipase C, with the protein MTFDKDQVHAGKRRFLRNAAASTAGLTALSMFPPAIRRALAIPANNRTGTINDVEHVVILMQENRSFDMYFGTFKGVRGFGDRITIPLPEKRSVWEQSNGTRVVMPYHLDSTQGNAQRVAGTPHDYMDAQMAWDGGRMDHWPRYKQNQSMGYYKKKEVEFQFALAEAFTLCDAYHCSTHGGTNTNRLFLWTGTNDPLSLGNGPSTRNQWDSLGASSTGWTWKTYPERLQEAGVTWKVYQNLPENFGDNSLAGFKQYRRANELAGNSANGAPYPAWTPSMDAANPLYKGTANTMPDGGFLKALREDALNGTLPQVSWIVAPATYSEHPGPSSPIQGAWYIQEALDALTANPEVWSKTVLLINFDENDGYFDHVPPPAAPSLNPDGSMAGASTVNTDLERHTHASAQDAADDRVYGPGPRVPMYVVSPWSRGGWVNSQAFDHTSVLRFLEARFGVAEDNISPWRRAVLGDLTSAFNFATPNNEKLPDLNLLTRAGSDSERSAQEALQAVPLPDPSTQAKPVQEQGVRYSRALPYELHTSGRAQPDTGAMRLVFSNTGKQAAVFHVYDRLHLDRLPRRYTVEPDKQLEGGWDAAADGGKYDLWVLGPNGYHRHFAGDLALARTSALAAEIRVCYEIAKGDVYVSFINGGQNPCTFEVAPNAYYANHERWKFTVPAGGQVEQHWALEGSQGWYDFTVRLAEDPAYLRRYAGRVETGRSSVTDPAMGL; encoded by the coding sequence GTGACGTTCGATAAAGACCAGGTCCACGCCGGCAAGCGCCGTTTCTTGCGCAACGCGGCCGCCTCGACCGCAGGCTTGACCGCGCTGTCGATGTTCCCGCCGGCGATCCGCCGCGCGCTGGCCATCCCCGCCAACAACCGCACCGGCACCATCAACGACGTCGAGCACGTGGTCATCCTGATGCAGGAAAACCGCTCCTTCGACATGTACTTCGGCACGTTCAAGGGCGTGCGCGGCTTCGGCGACCGCATCACCATCCCGCTGCCTGAAAAGCGCTCGGTCTGGGAGCAGAGCAACGGCACGCGCGTTGTCATGCCGTATCACCTGGACAGCACGCAGGGCAACGCCCAGCGCGTGGCCGGCACGCCGCACGACTACATGGACGCGCAGATGGCCTGGGACGGCGGCCGCATGGACCACTGGCCGCGCTACAAGCAGAACCAGTCCATGGGCTACTACAAGAAGAAGGAGGTGGAGTTCCAGTTCGCGCTGGCCGAAGCCTTCACGCTGTGCGATGCCTACCATTGCTCGACCCACGGCGGCACCAACACCAACCGCCTGTTCCTCTGGACCGGCACCAACGACCCGCTGTCCCTGGGCAACGGCCCTTCGACCCGCAACCAGTGGGACAGCCTGGGCGCCTCGTCCACCGGCTGGACCTGGAAGACCTATCCCGAACGCCTGCAGGAAGCGGGCGTCACCTGGAAGGTTTACCAGAACCTGCCGGAGAACTTCGGCGACAACTCGCTGGCCGGCTTCAAGCAGTACCGCCGCGCCAACGAGCTGGCCGGCAACAGCGCCAACGGCGCGCCGTACCCGGCCTGGACCCCGTCCATGGACGCCGCCAACCCGCTCTACAAGGGCACGGCCAACACCATGCCCGACGGCGGCTTCCTGAAGGCGCTGCGCGAGGACGCCCTCAACGGCACGCTGCCGCAGGTGTCGTGGATCGTGGCGCCCGCCACGTATTCCGAGCACCCCGGTCCGTCCAGCCCGATCCAGGGCGCCTGGTACATCCAGGAAGCGCTGGACGCGCTGACGGCCAATCCCGAGGTCTGGAGCAAGACCGTGCTGCTCATCAACTTCGACGAGAACGACGGCTATTTCGACCACGTGCCGCCGCCCGCCGCGCCCTCGCTGAATCCGGACGGCTCGATGGCCGGCGCCTCCACCGTCAACACCGACCTGGAGCGTCACACCCACGCCTCGGCCCAGGATGCCGCCGACGACCGCGTCTACGGCCCCGGCCCGCGCGTCCCCATGTACGTGGTGTCGCCCTGGAGCCGTGGCGGCTGGGTCAATTCCCAGGCCTTCGACCACACCTCGGTGCTGCGCTTCCTGGAAGCCCGCTTCGGCGTGGCCGAGGACAACATCAGCCCCTGGCGCCGCGCGGTGCTGGGCGACCTGACCTCGGCCTTCAACTTCGCCACGCCCAATAACGAAAAGCTGCCCGACCTGAATCTGCTGACCCGCGCGGGTTCCGACAGTGAGCGCAGCGCGCAGGAAGCGCTGCAGGCCGTGCCGCTGCCCGACCCCAGCACCCAGGCCAAGCCGGTGCAGGAGCAGGGCGTGCGCTATTCCCGCGCCTTGCCCTACGAACTGCACACCAGCGGCCGCGCCCAGCCCGACACGGGCGCCATGCGCCTGGTGTTCTCCAATACGGGCAAGCAGGCGGCGGTGTTCCATGTCTATGACCGCCTGCACCTGGACCGCCTGCCGCGCCGCTACACGGTGGAGCCGGACAAGCAGCTCGAAGGCGGCTGGGACGCGGCGGCCGACGGCGGCAAGTACGACCTCTGGGTGCTGGGCCCCAACGGCTACCACCGCCATTTCGCGGGCGACCTGGCCTTGGCCCGCACGTCGGCGCTGGCGGCGGAAATCCGGGTCTGCTATGAAATCGCCAAGGGCGACGTCTACGTCAGCTTCATTAACGGCGGCCAGAATCCCTGCACCTTCGAAGTCGCGCCCAATGCCTATTACGCCAACCACGAGCGCTGGAAGTTCACCGTGCCCGCGGGCGGCCAGGTCGAACAGCACTGGGCGCTGGAAGGCAGCCAGGGCTGGTACGACTTCACCGTGCGCCTGGCCGAGGATCCGGCCTATCTGCGCCGCTACGCCGGCCGCGTGGAAACCGGCCGTTCGTCGGTGACGGATCCGGCGATGGGGCTGTAA
- the gspI gene encoding type II secretion system minor pseudopilin GspI: protein MKFNEPPRPPDRQRGFTLIEVLVALAIIAVAMGAALRATGVMAENNRALQDKTLALLAAQNALAQLRLEQALPRAGTRSAPCPQGGRALQCEMEFTNSMNRSFRQVSIKVRDAGASQADAVLLQLDGLLSSLR, encoded by the coding sequence ATGAAATTCAATGAACCGCCCCGCCCGCCCGATCGGCAGCGCGGGTTCACGCTGATCGAAGTGCTGGTGGCCCTGGCCATCATCGCCGTCGCCATGGGCGCCGCCCTGCGCGCGACCGGCGTCATGGCGGAGAACAACCGCGCCCTGCAGGACAAGACGCTGGCGCTGCTGGCCGCGCAGAACGCGCTGGCCCAGTTGCGGCTGGAACAGGCGCTGCCGCGCGCGGGCACGCGCAGCGCGCCCTGTCCGCAGGGCGGCCGGGCTTTGCAGTGCGAAATGGAGTTTACGAATTCGATGAACCGCAGCTTCCGCCAGGTGTCGATCAAGGTGCGCGACGCCGGCGCCTCGCAGGCGGACGCCGTGCTGCTGCAGCTGGACGGCCTCTTGTCCAGCCTGCGATAG
- a CDS encoding type II secretion system protein J, whose amino-acid sequence MRRPPRSQAGFTLIEVLVALALMALVSLMAWRGLASVSGARERIEAQAEDIDAIVRTLGQMARDVELSYTGPGFEPAGLDVQAYTSGLRLLRRAGGGPVFEILRPDPDDNGLWQRVQWQVRKDGLWRASGPSAARSPLPATDNGILLLPGTRALTLRAWVPGTGWVNGEGSQAAAPSGLEIALERGAPGSPERYTRVLELP is encoded by the coding sequence ATGCGCCGCCCTCCCCGATCCCAAGCCGGCTTCACGCTGATCGAAGTGCTGGTGGCCCTGGCGCTGATGGCGCTGGTCAGCCTGATGGCCTGGCGCGGCCTGGCCAGCGTATCCGGCGCGCGCGAGCGGATCGAGGCGCAGGCCGAGGACATCGATGCCATCGTCCGCACGCTGGGCCAGATGGCGCGCGATGTGGAACTGTCCTACACCGGTCCCGGCTTCGAGCCGGCGGGCCTGGATGTGCAGGCTTACACCAGCGGCCTGCGCCTGCTGCGCCGCGCAGGCGGCGGTCCCGTGTTCGAGATCCTGCGCCCCGACCCGGACGACAACGGCCTGTGGCAGCGCGTGCAATGGCAGGTGCGCAAGGACGGCCTGTGGCGCGCCAGCGGGCCGTCGGCGGCGCGCAGTCCGCTGCCCGCGACGGACAACGGCATCCTCCTGCTGCCCGGCACGCGGGCCTTGACGCTGCGCGCCTGGGTGCCGGGGACCGGTTGGGTGAATGGCGAAGGCAGTCAGGCCGCGGCCCCGAGCGGCCTGGAGATCGCGCTGGAACGCGGCGCGCCGGGATCCCCCGAGCGCTACACCCGCGTGCTGGAGCTGCCATGA
- the gspL gene encoding type II secretion system protein GspL: MKNILRIALPPLDEFGSGSLLPYAWFDRRGRCARQGELTLEALGHAYPHAACEAVLHPADVIAASVQIPAVARARFAAAVHSALEPLVLSDLDALAIGHGPRSADGTVPLAWAAREPVRRGWSLLNAQGLRTRALIAPQALSAETTEPLRDPADPRWLAPSPSWSLAMPQLAPARVSAWRPAWRWAAAAAVVWIGGLNLYASQLQAEADALRNGMHAQVLAAFPDLPVVLDPPRQAQQGLDALQANRGAANAADFLPLARAAAQALPFAADKVARLGYAEQALTLQLADAGEQSQRVAETPALIQQAAALGLKLERGDNDNTWRIVRAQP; this comes from the coding sequence TTGAAGAACATCCTGCGCATCGCGCTGCCCCCGCTGGACGAGTTCGGCTCCGGCTCTCTCCTGCCCTATGCCTGGTTCGACCGGCGCGGACGCTGCGCCCGCCAGGGCGAGCTCACACTTGAAGCCCTGGGACACGCCTACCCCCACGCCGCCTGCGAAGCCGTGCTGCATCCTGCCGACGTGATCGCCGCCAGCGTACAGATCCCCGCGGTGGCGCGCGCCCGCTTTGCGGCCGCGGTGCACAGCGCGCTGGAGCCGCTGGTGCTCAGCGACCTGGACGCGCTGGCCATCGGCCACGGCCCGCGCTCGGCCGACGGCACGGTGCCGCTGGCCTGGGCCGCGCGCGAACCCGTGCGCCGCGGCTGGAGCCTGCTGAATGCGCAGGGCTTGCGCACGCGGGCGCTCATCGCGCCGCAAGCGCTGAGCGCCGAGACCACGGAACCATTGCGCGACCCCGCCGATCCCCGCTGGCTGGCGCCCTCGCCTTCGTGGTCGCTGGCCATGCCTCAGCTGGCGCCGGCCCGCGTTTCAGCCTGGCGCCCCGCCTGGCGCTGGGCCGCGGCCGCGGCAGTCGTCTGGATAGGCGGGCTGAATCTGTACGCCTCGCAGCTGCAAGCCGAAGCCGACGCGTTGCGCAATGGCATGCACGCGCAGGTCCTGGCCGCGTTCCCCGACCTGCCGGTGGTCCTGGACCCGCCGCGCCAGGCGCAGCAAGGCCTGGACGCGCTGCAAGCGAACCGCGGCGCGGCCAATGCCGCCGACTTCCTGCCCCTGGCGCGCGCCGCGGCCCAGGCCCTGCCCTTCGCCGCCGACAAGGTGGCCCGCCTGGGCTACGCCGAACAGGCGCTGACGCTGCAGCTGGCCGACGCCGGCGAGCAGTCGCAACGCGTCGCGGAAACCCCCGCGCTGATCCAGCAAGCCGCCGCCCTGGGCCTGAAGCTCGAACGCGGCGATAACGACAACACCTGGCGCATCGTGCGCGCGCAACCATGA
- the gspK gene encoding type II secretion system minor pseudopilin GspK: MKRTRNAERGAAVISALIIVAIVAALTTGLFQRQTASTRRVENEMARVQARAMLAGGIDWARLIVRDHSKREPITRGDQIWATPVLDTRIERPGDERVAVFSGRVQDEQGKYNLYNLANNGVPQLEQELVLRRLLNTLQLPDTLAARMVDIMSAAQPVAPPADAPSAPQGRPAPDARAPLPRGVDEVAALLALEPSARNELRRTMTVLPVATSVNVNTAPAEVLAALVPGLSLSQARSMAGERDRGNWFNNSGDFANRLVGAGVKTPAPAVATTSGWFLASGTVAYERARISMQALLRSSPPAAPDTLWTREIP; this comes from the coding sequence ATGAAACGCACGCGCAACGCAGAACGCGGCGCGGCGGTCATCAGCGCGCTCATCATCGTCGCCATCGTCGCCGCCCTGACCACCGGACTGTTCCAGCGCCAGACCGCCAGCACGCGGCGCGTGGAAAACGAGATGGCGCGGGTGCAGGCGCGCGCCATGCTGGCCGGCGGCATAGACTGGGCCCGCCTGATCGTGCGCGACCACAGTAAGCGCGAACCGATCACCCGCGGCGACCAGATATGGGCCACCCCGGTGCTGGACACGCGCATCGAACGGCCCGGCGACGAACGCGTTGCCGTGTTCTCCGGCCGCGTGCAGGACGAGCAAGGCAAGTACAACCTCTATAACCTGGCGAACAATGGCGTGCCGCAGCTCGAGCAGGAACTGGTGCTGCGCAGGCTGCTGAACACGCTGCAGCTGCCCGACACCCTGGCCGCGCGCATGGTGGACATTATGTCGGCCGCGCAGCCCGTGGCGCCGCCGGCGGATGCGCCTTCGGCGCCGCAGGGACGGCCCGCGCCCGACGCCCGCGCCCCTTTGCCGCGCGGCGTGGACGAAGTGGCGGCCCTGCTGGCGCTGGAGCCGTCGGCGCGCAACGAGCTGCGCCGCACGATGACAGTGCTGCCCGTCGCCACCAGTGTCAACGTCAACACCGCGCCCGCGGAGGTGCTTGCAGCGCTGGTGCCCGGCCTGTCGCTCAGCCAGGCCCGGTCCATGGCGGGCGAACGCGACCGCGGCAACTGGTTCAACAATTCCGGCGATTTCGCCAACCGCCTGGTCGGCGCGGGCGTGAAGACGCCTGCGCCGGCCGTCGCCACCACCAGCGGCTGGTTCCTGGCCAGCGGCACCGTGGCCTATGAGCGGGCGCGCATCTCCATGCAGGCGCTGCTGCGCAGCTCGCCGCCCGCCGCCCCCGACACCTTATGGACCAGAGAAATTCCTTGA
- the gspG gene encoding type II secretion system major pseudopilin GspG: protein MRQLPRGLARQQGFTLIEIMVVIVIMGILAALIVPRVLDRPDQARQVAARQDIAGIMQALKLYRLDNGRYPSTAQGLRALVQKPEGANNWRGYLDKLPNDPWGHPYQYLSPGVKGDIDVFSFGADNKPGGESGDADIGSWEL, encoded by the coding sequence GTGCGTCAGTTACCGCGCGGGCTTGCCCGCCAGCAAGGTTTCACCCTCATCGAGATCATGGTGGTGATTGTGATCATGGGGATACTTGCGGCGTTGATCGTCCCCCGCGTGCTGGACCGTCCCGACCAGGCCCGCCAGGTCGCCGCGCGCCAGGACATCGCCGGCATCATGCAGGCGCTGAAGCTGTACCGCCTGGACAATGGCCGCTACCCCAGCACCGCGCAGGGCTTGCGCGCGCTGGTGCAGAAACCCGAGGGCGCGAACAACTGGCGCGGCTACCTGGACAAGCTGCCCAACGATCCCTGGGGCCATCCCTATCAATACCTGAGCCCTGGCGTCAAAGGCGATATCGACGTGTTCTCGTTCGGCGCCGACAACAAGCCCGGCGGAGAAAGCGGCGATGCCGACATCGGCTCCTGGGAACTCTGA